The DNA window CGACCCCTCCTCCGCCTCCGACGTGACCGCCCTCGCCGCCGAGATGGGGGCCGAGCTCGTCGTCGTCGGCCCCGAGGCGCCGCTGGTCGCCGGTGTCGCCGACGCCCTGCGCGAGGCCGGCATCCCCGTCTTCGGGCCGGGCGCCAAGGCCGCCCGCCTGGAGGGCTCGAAGGCCTTCGCCAAGGAGGTCATGGCCGCCGCGGGCGTGCCCACCGCCGAGGCCGCCGTGTGCTCCACCTTCGCCGAGTTCGACGCCGCCCTCGACCGCTTCGGCGCCCCCCACGTCGTCAAGGACGACGGCCTGGCCGCCGGCAAGGGCGTCGTCGTCACCTCCGACCGCAACGAGGCCCTCGCCCACGGCCTGGCCTGCCTGGCCCGGGAGGGCGGGCGCGTCCTCGTCGAGGACTACCTCGACGGGCCGGAGATCTCCCTGTTCTGCGTGTGCGACGGCGCCACCGTCGTCCCCCTGGCGCCCGCCCAGGACTACAAGCGCCTGGGCGACGGCGACGCCGGCCCCAACACCGGCGGCATGGGCTCCTACAGCCCGCTGACCTGGGCGCCGCAGGACCTGACCGAGCAGGTCGTCACGACCATCGCCCAGCCGGTCGTCGACGAGATGGCCCGGCGCGGCGCCACCTTCATCGGCCTGCTCTACTGCGGCCTGGCCCTGACCGGGCAGGGCCTGAGGGTCGTGGAGTTCAATGTGCGCTTCGGGGACCCTGAGACCCAGGCGGTCCTGGCGCGCCTGACCTCCCCCCTGGCCGGGCTCCTCCACGCCGCCGCCACCGGCCGCCTCCACGAGGCACCCGCCCCCACCTGGTCGGACGACGCCGCCGTCGACGTCGTCCTGGCCGCCCCCGGCTACCCCGGCGAGGTCGACCGGGGCGGGCGGATCACCGGCGTCGGCCAGGCCCAGGCCGTCCCCGGCGTCCACGTCCTGCACGCCGGCACGGGCCGGGACTACCGCGGCCGGCTCATCGCCACCGGCGGGCGGGTCCTGTCCGTCGTGGCCACGGGGCAGAGCGTCGCCGCCGCCCGCACCCGCGCCTACGAGGCCATCGGCCTCATCCACCTCGACGGCGCCCAGGTGCGCACCGACATCGCCGCGGACCGCTGAGCGGCCGGGCGCCGGTGGCAGGATGGGCCCATGAGCGACAGCGCCCCTCCCGTCCTCCCCGACGCCCCGCCCCTGCCCGGCTGGCGGCACCGCTCCAGCGGCAAGGTCCGCGACGTCTACGTCCCCGCCGACGACGGGCCGTGGACCGGGCGGGACGTCCTGCTCGTCGTCGCCTCCGACCGCATCAGCGCCTACGACCACGTCCTGCCCACCCCCGTCCCGGACAAGGGCCGGGTGCTCACCGCCATGTCCCTCTGGTGG is part of the Actinomyces sp. oral taxon 414 genome and encodes:
- the purD gene encoding phosphoribosylamine--glycine ligase — translated: MKILLLGSGAREHALARALVADPATTELVVVPGNPGIAEIATTFKADPSSASDVTALAAEMGAELVVVGPEAPLVAGVADALREAGIPVFGPGAKAARLEGSKAFAKEVMAAAGVPTAEAAVCSTFAEFDAALDRFGAPHVVKDDGLAAGKGVVVTSDRNEALAHGLACLAREGGRVLVEDYLDGPEISLFCVCDGATVVPLAPAQDYKRLGDGDAGPNTGGMGSYSPLTWAPQDLTEQVVTTIAQPVVDEMARRGATFIGLLYCGLALTGQGLRVVEFNVRFGDPETQAVLARLTSPLAGLLHAAATGRLHEAPAPTWSDDAAVDVVLAAPGYPGEVDRGGRITGVGQAQAVPGVHVLHAGTGRDYRGRLIATGGRVLSVVATGQSVAAARTRAYEAIGLIHLDGAQVRTDIAADR